A region of the Littorina saxatilis isolate snail1 linkage group LG12, US_GU_Lsax_2.0, whole genome shotgun sequence genome:
gagttattggtggattttgggtttttggggggatcaactacggcataactcttccttatcttctccatgttttcagcgtttacctcccttccttcgtatggtgcaccatatgagggggcatcttcggatattcccggcgttctgttactatttttagaaggtcaccgcagtgtccagaacgtaaattggacccgtaaattatcctcactgtaaaagtgcaaaggtcgaatcaatttatagccacgcgaaaaatacactctcatctatctctatatatttatacaatagatatagatatatatatacggcttctctgtgtgtgtgtgtgtgtttgagtgtgtctgtagaaaacacctgtgtattgcacagttctgtttgtgatgtggtacctagggcgtcgtcgaaaagtagagaactctgcctgcgaggtcctgactgacttttttcctcagcaccaaaattatgaggccaacaccaaacatagcactcaactcttggccaaaacgctacccttatccgacacagtaaaccgcattctagccgatagcggggtgaaggtcagtgagctggccagggtccccccgccctcctacccgccttggcttgaggaaacccctactatcatatacgacagtgaagataatactaccaaaaaagataaccccgtctacctagctactgttacaaaagaaaccctaaactacaaattctcggagcatttaaaagtctttactgacggatccaaatttgcagacggcagcgttggctgcgcctttgtgatcccagatctcaaaatctcaaggaaatatactcttaataaagacatctccatattctcagccgagctatttgccttgcacttttataaatgacctcccagtcacaccgcgtgcggtagttttctgctctgattCGCGCTCtccattacaagctctgcatcgaaacacatcaaatcgggcagagctacaaagagaaatcctctttatatgtcaccagttaatctcatccggcacatccgtatcatttctctgggtcccctctcacgtaggggtccggggaaatgaactggcggatgtcgctgccaaagaagcggcagaatctagcccagctaacactaacatcggctactcagtaaccgagttctacagtaaaatccgtaaactcattcgaagtcagtacgtaacatctctgtcctatcaacccattgatatgaacgatctacaccccgatctcccaacaaacctcctcactatcttcagacgcctccgtgccggcggctgccgcttccatatctttaacaagtcctgccattgtggagaaccctattcatttcaacacattttcgctccatgcgctacaaatagaattacctttaaaaccttatatgaccatatgcagctccatggtctgagtccccaggattatttgcgcagtagcagttctctaggctggtcacacagcttgctgctgtgccgactggtcagggactcggacatggggctgtgggtataactaagcccagattatcacatcagcgtgtttcagtttgaggtcgagtggctcccgccatccctcctgattctagcgactagcctctagacaacatatcctcacccaaggcccactagtcgccaaactgtacatattgtttttattaccacggccttcgtggcttacattttaatccttttatttgtaaaaagttttgagatttattgttcgtgttcctcttacttgctcatctatttggttttattggtgatcctgaaaggttccactttttaactcgatttgaattaaaaaaaaaatcattttacaaacccgttattcaagatatagaatacagacttataattcttaccaagaaacatcttaactacttttcattttaacaaattccacagagcattatcaactcaaccccaccccctgccctcctctccttattttttgtttctttctttcctctttttgaaagcggacaaacactcaagtccttaatggctcaaaaccgtaggacttttaatattaattttaacgacaagtatgggactcgacatgatatgatcaggaatggcattatggcccctgaatcatgttcgtgctgttcccattccacgagtctcgaagggacctaagcttgacgggtccatggttcgaagccggcgtacagtgcgccactcaagccgggtattcggctctacttgctacccggcgaagcggcagatacaccccggacaaaatctggtcgatgagatatttcaatacctgcttcctgtgcagaatgGAAATTGTTATATCACAAAATTAATTGACATAGGTATCATTTACGAAATCATTTCAGCGTAAAAAAATGTCCAAGTACAAAGTCTGTATAACGAAGCAGCCTTACTACTGATACTTGTAATGTAAGCAAGAGAAAGGGTGCTCTTAACACTGTTTAAAGCTTCTGCAGCTCTGCGGTGCTTCACATTGTCATTTTTTACACGAGAAAGAAGGTaccttttaaaggcacactcccaaacaattcggctcaccatctgagatctggtcaggcttaacatgagataagaccatccctccacttggtcacataccaaaaaggAACAGCATGGGTACTCTCTGTGCAAAGAGtgaatttttttatgaattattttctttaaaCGGCACTGGTTGcggttacaaaattaattcatcacacacaaaaaatggatTGATTATCTTATCCCATTGTTCAGATCCGAGACGTTGAGCTGATCTGCTTTCACGagaaggattgtgcctttaacgtgTTATAAAGATCAAAATGTGTCAGTATTGATTTCTGGTGGCATATTTCTCTATTTCAAAGTTTGAGAAGTTCATAACTAATTACTGACGGAATACTGGACACTTTACAAAAAACAGTTTTAGTTCTTACAGAATGACATCACCACATTAGAATAACTGGAGCAAAATAAATTGAAATTGTAAGAAAAGATAGCGAACGTAATTTGTTATTTGAATTGAAAAATGACAgtgcaggagagagagagagagagagagagagagagagagagagagagagagagagagagagagagagagagagagagagagagagagagagatggagggagaggtGATGAGTACATCTAATAGAggaattccaaaaataactctgttgagagtgtgtgggttgtggaagagtgaacacccttgcgtttcctctgacaaacattggaggggccaatcactagtgaggggtgtgtcggacacacgtgGACTGGAGTTATTTCTAACAATCGTCTATTCCCTGCAAACCGACTGGTTCGTCTAATAATTCGACAATATTCATGATCTAATGCACTGAATCCCTTGGCAGAGTAGATTGGACAGGGTAATATTGCTCACATTCAGAGAGATTCAGTACGTACATCCGGGATTCAGGAAGTAGACTTTTGGTTATGTTTACTGAACAGAGCGGATATAGTTCAGTATTAATTGTATTGGTGAGTGTGTgactatgtatgtgtgtttgtatctgtgtgtttcagtgttttTCAGGTTTCCGCAAGTTTCGTTTCCCTCGATCGTTCGTTCATTTACAGGACTTGACGAGTCCTGgcctgacctgacctgacctgacctaATCTGACCTTATCTGACCTGACATGACCTGACCCTGACATGACATGACCTCAACtcatttgacttgacttgacttggcttGGTTTAACTAGACTTTACTtaactttactttactttactttattttactttactttacttcaCTTTACAATTACAGTGTGGACATACAGTGCTCTGTTCGAAAAGCCACCTTTCGGGAAGGCTGAATGTGTCAATGTGTCCATCGATCATTGCCAGGCATGCTCTTTGGAACCTCCTGACGTCATCACCTGTCCTCGGGAGTTACGTCATCTTCACGAGTCACTATCTTACGTCATCAACTACGTCATGCCAGATCTCTGTGACAAACTCGTGAGTGTTCCAAATAGATATCGTGATTAATGGTTCAGCTACCTTAGGAACGATCCCAAAACAGTCGAGGAATGATCTGCAAATGCGCCTTCAGATAGTAATGTGATGTTAGCTAGGGGAAAGGAACGAAAGAACAAGCTAAGAGACACTTGACTGTAGACACTGAGAATTTTAATAACATAGGACTACAGTCCCTGTCGGGGTGAAACGCAAATTCGGTTGGATTAAATTTAAAGGATGACACGTACATCAATGTACATCTTTTGCAAAACATAATTGTTTTCAAGTTTGTCAATTAGTACAACTCTACAACAGCtatcaccaagacaaaaaacaTTGCTTAACTTAAATTCATTcatttgttgttttattgtttttggGGGGACAATATAAATacaaatgcaacacacacacacacacacacacacacacacacacacacacacacacacacacacacacacacacacaaacacacacactgcccctCAAGACCTGACTTTATTCTTACTACTTCTGCTTTTCTTTTAATATCAGGGAAGGTTTGTTCGGATGGACGCCCATTCAGCGGGTGTGGAGGAAGTCAACCCGCCCAGCGACATGGTAAGCTCTATTCTTGGCAAACGATGTAAACATGCAAATAAAAAAACCGAactaacaaacaagcaaacaagtttcaagcaagcaagcaagcaagcaagcaaacaaacaaaaattaagccGTTTATGTACGTGAAATATATTTTACGTCATTTCACGTTTGAACAGAAATCGTGTATTGCCTTGTATGTAATCGACACACGCACGTACCAatgcacgcatacgcacacacacacacacacacacacacacacacacacacacacacacacacacacacacacacacacacacatccgatTGTTTCCTTattattgattgattcattcattcattaattCATGAGTTGATTTATAATTTATTTCTTatgtatttatgtttttattcattcatgcatttatttatttatttatctattacttatttatttatcttaatttttttttatttaccttTTTACTCATTGTTCATTTATTATTGGATTCTGTACTTATTTATTTTATCGCTTaatgtattgattgattgattgattgattgattgatctttgtTTACTTTTTTCAGAGTTCTGCCTACCAGCAGCTGGCAAGCGCTTCTCTGGATCTGAAAGTGACAGAAACTGTTCTTGAAAACGTCAGAGTCCTGGAGGTCGGTGGCAGGTACTCCAACAGTCTACTCGGACCCCTCTTCTACCTGAGAAACATATTGTGCGTGCGTCAATGTCCCATCACCCTGGATATGTGCAGGCAATCCAAGGAAGTGAGAAGGAGAGGGTTAACCGGCTCGGTTCACCTCGCTGTTCGGAGCGCCAAGAAAGCCATCAGAACTTTGCAGAGAGTGTATGACCATGTCAGCAGCTCAGTCAGCACACAGCTGTATTGTGACTTGGAGTAGGTGTACGCTCGTAtacaacagtggaaccccccccctcttaagaCCTTAACTGAAAAATgatctgagaaattcaggtcttaaaaaggagggggtcttaatgggggtcaatttacagaggttctgaacagaaagtctcaggaaacaaggtcttaaaagggagggagtcttaaattgcgGGGTCTTAATATGGGGATTTTACtgtacccgtcataaaaaaaaccagGCAGATACCTTTAATTGCAGATCTTTGCGATAAAACCGTTTATTGTGAAATcagttatatgactggaaaggccaccCATTCCCCCCTACTATATTCTGCAAACAGATTTATTTTACGTGAGGTAGTGTCTGTACAGTGAAGCCTATATAGAAGGGTAGAATAGTTATCGCTAAAGACTTTGAGCGATGTATGATGCCTCGCTGGAAGAGGGGATTTTTGTTATCGACCCGATGGGAACATAATTATGACCTTTCTATTTCATCTTTGTCGACAAAGGCCGGAGGTCGAGGCTGATGAAGATAAATCAGAAGGCAGTATGCTCCCTAAGGAATGAAACGCGTAAAACAATTATGACAGTTGAGTTTCGTGACGCTTGTTCAGTCTCAGCCTACACGCTGTCAACCATCCAGTGTATTGTCATTCGTGGCTCTTGCTTGTGATTACTGATTAATGTGCAATGTTTTATTACAcgcccggtataggggtgtgtatagaattcggtcgatgtgtttgtttgtttgtgttcgcatatgggtgcgtctcagaaactgaaccttttgtgtgtgccataatcaaattagcccacaattgaaacatactgaactttaaatcatgatattggtatttttgagaagtaaaatgaataaagaaatagtacaaacaaaactgagtattttgcatgattattatgaaggttgttttgcgaaagaaatgattggatgcgtgaaaaatggaggtctgatctgtgacatgaaccatcaactagttttgcacctcactacaagaatcgtttagaatgtccaaggactgctattcttgttatgtgtgtttggtttaagtgtacttgacagttgaaatgttattttgtccacagaattgtttttttaaacgaaattaatcgcttgaaagtttgccatcactgtcgtaacataggtttccacacgcgtgcaacagcaacaagtcctaaatttgaactttagaatttgcatattcatcttcaacacgatcttgacatgaaagggcatagaaaatcgctaagctaaatgttatttgagtattattttctcaaaattgcatctgcaaactaagttgaaagttgcgcaatatgacatgcttcttcaaaattcagttacgatggtgaacggttttgaaaataatgttcagagttttgaagaaagattagaactattttgcgcgtagtgacttagaggtgcgggtgactacgcatgcgcagttacagagagaaatagttcagcttccagcagcgaagaaagatttcgagaatgtttccgaagtctgtgattttgttacgacagtgatcaacacccaaggttcttgagaaaaggtgagtgtttgctgctatgatattctatgaagtgaaaaataaggctaaacatttgttaataatagtttttctttcgatttcacctagtcaaaacttgactaaatgttttaacatagagggggaatcgaaacgagggtcgtggtgtatgtgtgtgtgtgtgtgtgtctgtctgtgcgtgtgtgtgtgtagagagattcagactaaactacttgaccgatctttatgaaatttgacatgagagttcctgggtatgatatccccggacgtttttttctttttttcgacaaatacttttgatgacgtcatatccggctttttgtaaaagttgaggcggcactgtcacaccctcatttttcaattaaattgattgaaatttttgtaaagcaatcttcgacgaaggccggacttcggtattgcatttcagcttggtggcttaaaaattaattaatgactttggccattaaaaatctgaaaattgtaataatttttttttatataaaacgatccacatttacgttcatcttattttacatcatttcctgattccaaaaacatataaatatgttatatttggattaaaaacaagctctgaaaattaaaaatataaaaaattatgatcaaaattaaatttccgaaatccatttaaaggaacggtaagtgtcaatgttttctttaattgtaaaagttgtatgttcaatggaatggtaagtctgaacaaaataattactttattttgtttttagccagtgaatgtggatgcatcaaaatcttgatagacattaaacaaattcatgttagtgaaactagtacacatattgcatcaatctttagttgaaatcgcaggtacttgcatgtttcaggtgcaagagattcgacctgatgaactggtggtaacgttccttcgaaggaaaccggaggggaactactattgctttccagggatcgatgatatttccttagtccctacatctgatgcaaccatgattcgtgaccccaccttcaatgccagggggcattatttcttttaaaataaattaatcaactgcaagtggcaactgttctatatgtaaccaatgcctttggtttattgtcttaacaattgaatgaaccacttttgaacatttgcattcttcatgtcaaaccttataatacatgtctggttgttcgtttccgagttacgtcggtgatgaacttttcattaatgtttctcttttttggggcaaagtttgcttgattttgtccagctttttttctttctgttcctgttttagtgtttggcattttacctaagaagaatctggttgcaaaatcagcttcatttagtaaagtttgtgggaaaaagcataaccgtttctttgttacaaaagtgatgtttccatgttacatcggtgaccattttgcattcttttgggataactttctaacattttgtcttagagcaacaaatctttgtatatgctattgtgaaggttaaatgtcaataagactgaatgaatgccatgtatcaacatgttctgatcaggatatcattaattaattttcatttttgtattgaaattttgacgaatgcatggaattttgaaaaaaacattattttgttgtttgcatgtagtcatttcatattgaactctataatggcttgtgattcaacaataataactgaataaaagtcgttttcagccttataaatgcagtttttttgtcttttattgtttccatgttacacgggtgattttgcacacatggtccaaataatgctcaatatatggcaaactaaaggcaatgttatattttttcttgtttaaactgaaaaggtacaccctgagaagtgtgtaaatagtattatcaaagttttctgggaagattttacttttggtgataatgtcacaaacagaggacgagattctgagacgcacccatatagatctcaagaatgaacggaccgatcgtcaccaaacttggtgaacaggttctatacattcctgagacggtccttacaaaaattgggaccagtcaaacacacggttagggagttattggtggattaagattctacaaggacttatagagggacatattaatggtcaaagggaaataaccttctcagttggtggcagtgagaatggtaaggacgggggtgtttttcctacctcggaggaatttcttgttattattatttttgacCAATAATGGCTAAATCCCTCTGATTTCATTCCCGTGTGTCACTGGTGGTTGGATTATCTTTGAATGTGTCATGTTTGTTCTATTGTTTGTGATAAAGAAACAAGTAAAGTACGGTATaatggaatgtttaattatagACTGGGATGTTTTtaggtgtttttatatttagtcaagttttgactaaatgttttaacatagagggggaatcgagacgagggtcgtggtgtatgtgtgtgtgtgtgtgtgtgtgtgtgtgtgtctgtctgtgtgtgtgtgtagagcgattcagactaaactactggaccgatctttatgaaatttgacatgagagttcctgggtatgaaatccccatacgtttttttcatttttttgataaatgtctttgatgacgtcatatccggcttttcgtgaaagttgaggcggcactgtcacgccctcatttttcaaccaaattggttgaaattttggtcaggtaatcttcgacgaagcccggggttcggtattgcatttcagcttggtggcttaaaaattaattaatgactttagtcattaaaaatctgaaaattgtaaaaaaaaataaaaatttataaaacgatccaaatttacgtttatcttattctccatcatttgctgattccaaaaacatataaatatgttatatttggattaacaa
Encoded here:
- the LOC138983127 gene encoding uncharacterized protein, with translation MACMISHVYPDRLITRTDFPRRSGGQPITEGNTSDWVVLGLSSKYAICDRVQFRQRTSANVWTYSALFEKPPFGKAECVNVSIDHCQACSLEPPDVITCPRELRHLHESLSYVINYVMPDLCDKLGRFVRMDAHSAGVEEVNPPSDMSSAYQQLASASLDLKVTETVLENVRVLEVGGRYSNSLLGPLFYLRNILCVRQCPITLDMCRQSKEVRRRGLTGSVHLAVRSAKKAIRTLQRVYDHVSSSVSTQLYCDLE